A genomic stretch from Carassius auratus strain Wakin chromosome 35, ASM336829v1, whole genome shotgun sequence includes:
- the LOC113054042 gene encoding low-density lipoprotein receptor-related protein 2-like isoform X3 translates to MDLRRFIFYAAVFVSLTGADGGCGSNQWQCDDGVCVSHRWRCDGVSDCQDGSDEMDCICQPGDFECADGSGCVIVSDVCDGRPQCPDASDEWDCSRRLGCLSGDWKCRNNICIPQNLLCNDVNDCRDNSDEESCGSCGKMSIRCPDGTCLTSRQRCDGVAQCSDKRDEPLTCGKSCHYGNGGCSHTCIDQLWGALCTCPTGMTLSANGLDCEDVNECAQSFGPCMHLCTNTPGSFRCLCQKGFKALDNGSCEAQGVVTKILTSRKGLIGLVNVKTRVYEPLFKSESDPIALTYDIQRNFIYWADKDGNIYKAFKRRRTILYSGQSGLHSLAVDWFTGQLYWTSVTQKAVLTGAADGSAVGTVLSKEMDPTEMVLSPTESFIFWINKGATEELTIERAELDGLNRTTLVFITAQLPRSLTMDVAARRLYWISVYKASIESIRTDGTGRHTFWGLFQGRPAQTLAVFNGWFYWADEKKLSQASQSLPADAQNGFILKASLPFLNIYHVLQQPRGFAPCKDSGCRLCLPSKKTPAGFTCLCPEGALPMSWGSCENFKVAYATATALYSLEFAGKIPVKTELFTSDEDIQSFDMYWRRGCVVWSNGTGHVKTNIQSQDLSDYILTLKPACLVRVDQRTGNLYWLACDELSIGVSTIGLLDQSISRQLYQARTAILDLFVDWQRGQLYWLEGGQIMRMKLGLIGGNAEAIFSFEEDGVKAIVFDRKANGFLWSVESYLQVMSLLKMRRYSAGKDWVVPGSLMAAYEPYTVTLFNNILTVWNRRDGARVSGVAVENGVISLSVALREVQQDTTTEDVRPTEVTCQSPQVSCEGSAVCISRSQRCDGNRDCPDGSDEASCVHMCAKTDDFLCKDGSKCVARDLVCDGRSHCTDGSDETGCPTTAPETVSTPLKCRVGSKPCEDGRECVLLSHVCDGEMDCADGSDEHGCGRQCQPGQFQCTSGARCVELNQVCDGTPQCLDKSDEAGCWKPSRSCSMRCDRDNHCIPEVLICNGIRDCRDGTDEADCAVSRPAQTSCESPSVLCPGTSVCLSQAQLCDGTRDCPDGSDEASCIDSCADPGDFLCKDRRKCINGAVVCDGRSHCADGSDELGCPGIATETTTAASFKCRVGSKPCEDGRECVLYSHVCDGEMDCTDGSDERGCEYRCKAGEFQCAHGRKCIDSKLVCDGKPQCQDFSDESDCFIRSKSCSHRCDNKTRCIPENFLCDGEKDCVDGTDESDCGYPTKVVKCESPAVLCRDGALCIPHTSLCDGKRDCPDGSDETVCFDRCPNSGDFLCADRRKCVARDLVCDGRSHCTDGSDETGCPTTAPETVSTPLKCRVGSKPCEDGRECVLYSHVCDGEMDCKDGSDERGCEYRCKADQFQCAHGRMCLDRKQVCDGTPQCQDRSDELDCFSRSHECRHQCDDKTRCIPESFLCDGEKDCVDATDEHNCAPITGPSVTEQPPCISPSVFCHETSKCISQSQLCDGKTDCPSGADERFCISSCPDPGQFLCEDRRKCVESSLVCDGHPHCADGSDEKQCPVCAMLCDQKSVCLTSQQICDRKPDCRDGSDEKNCDTGLMDASASLPLKCPLGSKPCRDGKECVLYSHVCDGEKDCKDGSDERNCERKCKKGQFQCAHGRKCIDMELVCDGTPQCQDRSDEINCMKLSEECRHPCDNKSRCVPETFLCDGERDCVDGTDEDNCVVEPCSGERFQCSSGQCVALALRCDGYTDCRDHSDEKGCPRPPHCPVEQRCPHTHECLLKEWLCDGDQDCSDGSDERNCEVTALNCGEFQWSCASKTQCIVMTWRCDGVKDCKDESDESGCGQVKCPTHLFQCGSGECVEPDLVCSGASDCADVSDEGVGCLKNNCSSPSRPSCRHYCINTPHGARCGCKSGFRLQSDGLTCKDLDECTEIQPAACSHKCLNTPGSYLCQCHPEFILEPDGRSCKTAEEPSLLVSEQNELLKLGLRSGSIQALTTPGRKPIFSLDYDLKEQRVYWVSLEEESIKYAFHGEKDNIQTIIKGVKSDSIAIDWMGRNLYWVDGVAGQILAVRLNNSLVEPQNYIVVVEQDLHQPRSLVLLPQKGVMFWSEIGGQAQIERSGMDGSDRKVVVSRGLERPVSVTVDTLTDRLYWTDEKLRCIGSATLDGENIRLLQLSEMPSPFSVAVFNDMVYWSDTHRRSVQGANKLTGKNRQVLLKRPGQPFDLKVVHALLQPNVSGPCEKLGCSHVCLLAPGLRAVCRCPVGLPLASDGFSCTPPVDSSSPFLLLLSPTVITQVFTKGLETEVGMKTWPEHRALTLPAVNEASDFDLLLEDRTVSVADAGRGSVAQLKLSSSGFTPIGHVLQLKGDLVTALAVDWVTRNLYWSSVKSPQLYVTSPGGKYTSLLLQAELEGRVSIALHPPTGRLCFTALGRRGPQSLPQVDCAHMDGNNRTLLWSKAKMPVSLAFSEKGTTLYWADIGNDLIGSINMDGSDYKAFLTGSAFMVSLACVENIFFWVTLDNGSAAVWYTDGFQPKHMWFEVKTNIIDLKAYSSSSQKGTNLCSEHNGGCSHLCLPYPGGRSCRCAQNYLSVNKTKCVSSLQCPAGSKACRDGLSCIPAAQICDQIPDCQDGSDEECVKSDTRRLPALGSAVEVSSCEAERCSGHGTCVSVEGEPVCECEEGYSGDLCQDTASSSTALALTLTFLFGGALMAAVILMRSRAKAAREEATEKETLVTDEDEHINYSQNFANELYVPEEAPIAPALTTPVVS, encoded by the exons GTTCCTGTGGGAAGATGAGCATCCGCTGTCCTGATGGCACATGTCTAACCTCCAGACAGAGATGTGATGGAGTTGCTCAATGCTCGGATAAGAGAGATGAGCCTCTTACATGTG GTAAAAGTTGTCATTATGGCAATGGCGGCTGTAGTCATACTTGCATTGACCAGCTTTGGGGAGCTTTGTGCACTTGTCCCACTGGAATGACCCTTTCTGCAAATGGACTTGATTGTGAAG ATGTCAATGAGTGTGCCCAGTCTTTTGGACCTTGTATGCACTTGTGCACAAACACACCCGGGTCTTTTCGGTGTCTGTGCCAGAAGGGTTTCAAAGCTCTTGACAATGGCTCTTGCGAAGCTCAAG GAGTCGTGACAAAGATCTTGACCTCCAGGAAGGGGTTGATTGGTTTAGTGAACGTGAAGACCAGAGTCTACGAGCCGCTCTTTAAAAGCGAGAGTGACCCCATAGCCTTGACCTATGATATCCAGAGAAACTTCATCTACTGGGCTGATAAAGATGGGAATATCTACAAGGCTTTTAAACGGAGGAGAACAATTCTTTATTCAG GGCAGTCTGGTTTGCACAGTCTAGCCGTCGACTGGTTTACTGGACAGCTGTACTGGACGAGTGTTACCCAGAAAGCCGTCCTCACCGGTGCAGCTGATGGCAGTGCTGTAGGCACGGTCCTGTCCAAAGAAATGGACCCGACAGAGATGGTCCTCAGCCCGACTGAGAG TTTCATATTTTGGATTAATAAAGGAGCGACTGAAGAGCTGACCATCGAGAGGGCGGAGCTGGACGGTTTGAACCGGACTACACTGGTTTTCATTACTGCGCAGCTCCCGAGGAGTCTCACGATGGATGTGGCGGCGCGCCGGCTGTATTGGATCAGTGTTTACAAAGCG TCGATTGAGAGCATCAGGACGGACGGCACGGGACGGCACACCTTCTGGGGTTTGTTTCAAGGCCGTCCTGCTCAGACCCTGGCCGTGTTTAACGGCTGGTTTTACTGGGCCGATGAGAAAAAGCTCTCGCAGGCTTCTCAAAGTTTGCCTGCTGACGCGCAAAATGGTTTCATCTTAAAAGCCTCGCTTCCTTTCTTGAACATCTACCATGTTCTTCAGCAACCCCGAG GTTTTGCTCCGTGTAAAGACTCGGGCTGCCGGCTGTGTTTGCCCTCCAAGAAAACTCCTGCCGGGTTCACCTGTCTGTGTCCTGAAGGAGCGCTGCCCATGTCTTGGGGATCTTGTGAAA ATTTTAAGGTCGCCTATGCCACAGCCACGGCTTTATACAGTTTGGAGTTTGCAGGAAAGATTCCTGTGAAAACTGAACTCTTTACTTCAGATGAAGACATCCAGTCGTTTGACATGTACTGGAGGAGAGGATGTGTGGTGTGGTCTAATGGGACGGGCCACGTGAAGACGAACATACAGTCTCAGGACTTATCGGACTACATCCTGACATTAAAACCCG cCTGCCTCGTCAGAGTTGACCAGAGGACTGGGAATCTGTATTGGCTGGCCTGCGATGAACTTTCCATTGGCGTTTCTACCATTGGCCTGCTCGACCAGAGTATCTCCAGACAGCTGTATCAAGCCAGAACCGCAATCCTTGACCTCTTTGTGGACTGGCAGAGAGGACAGCTGTACTGGCTGGAGGGAGGTCAGATCATGAGGATGAAACTGGGTCTGATTGGTGGAAATGCAGAAGCTATCTTCAGCTTTGAGGAGGATGGGGTCAAAGCCATTGTGTTTGACCGTAAAGCGAATGGCTTCCTTTGGAGCGTGGAGTCTT ACTTGCAGGTTATGAGTCTCCTGAAGATGAGAAGGTACTCCGCTGGTAAAGACTGGGTCGTTCCTGGCTCCCTCATGGCTGCTTATGAACCCTACACGGTGACCTTGTTCAATAACATCCTGACCGTGTGGAATCGCAGAGATGGAGCTCGCGTCTCAGGGGTGGCGGTAGAGAATGGGGTTATTAGCTTATCTGTAGCCCTCAGGGAAGTCCAACAAG ATACAACAACTGAAGATGTGCGTCCTACTGAGGTGACTTGCCAAAGTCCCCAAGTCTCTTGTGAAGGATCAGCCGTGTGTATCAGCCGATCTCAGCGCTGTGATGGGAACCGAGACTGTCCGGACGGATCTGATGAGGCCTCGTGTGTGCACATGTGTGCGAAGACGG ATGACTTCCTGTGTAAAGACGGAAGTAAGTGTGTGGCGAGGGATCTGGTGTGTGACGGCCGCTCTCACTGCACTGACGGCTCAGATGAGACGGGATGTCCCACCACTGCTCCTGAAACAGTCTCCACACCATTAAAGTGTCGTGTGGGCTCTAAACCCTGTGAGGACGGCCGTGAGTGTGTGCTGCTCAGTCATGTGTGTGATGGAGAGATGGACTGTGCAGATGGATCAGATGAACACGGCTGCGGTCGTCAGTGCCAGCCCG GGCAGTTCCAGTGCACTTCTGGAGCGAGGTGTGTTGAACTCAATCAGGTGTGTGATGGCACTCCTCAGTGTCTGGATAAGTCTGATGAAGCAGGATGCTGGAAACCCTCAAGGAGCTGCAGCATGCGCTGTGACCGGGACAATCACTGTATTCCTGAAGTCCTCATCTGCAATGGGATTCGGGACTGTCGAGATGGCACTGATGAAGCCGACTGTG CTGTATCCAGACCGGCTCAGACCAGCTGTGAGAGTCCCTCTGTCCTGTGTCCGGGAACATCAGTGTGTCTGTCTCAGGCTCAGCTGTGTGACGGCACAAGAGACTGCCCCGATGGATCTGATGAAGCTTCATGTAtagattcatgtgctgatccag GTGACTTCCTGTGTAAGGACAGGAGGAAGTGTATTAATGGAGCTGTGGTGTGTGACGGCCGCTCTCACTGCGCTGATGGTTCAGATGAGCTGGGATGTCCTGGCATAGCAACTGAAACCACAACCGCAGCCTCCTTCAAGTGTCGTGTGGGGTCTAAACCCTGTGAGGACGGCCGTGAGTGTGTGCTGTACAGTCATGTGTGTGATGGAGAG ATGGACTGTACAGATGGATCTGATGAACGCGGCTGTGAATATCGGTGTAAAGCAG GAGAGTTTCAGTGTGCCCATGGGAGAAAATGCATAGACTCAAAACTAGTGTGCGACGGCAAACCGCAATGTCAGGATTTTTCTGACGAGAGCGACTGCTTCATACGCAGCAAGAGCTGCAGCCACCGCTGTGATAATAAAACCCGCTGCATCCCAGAAAACTTCCTGTGTGACGGAGAGAAAGACTGCGTGGACGGCACCGATGAATCTGACTGCG GGTACCCCACAAAGGTGGTGAAGTGTGAGAGTCCTGCGGTGTTGTGTCGTGACGGGGCGCTGTGCATCCCTCACACCAGTCTCTGTGATGGGAAGAGAGACTGTCCTGACGGATCTGATGAAACCGTCTGCTTTGACAGATGTCCAAACTCAG gtgACTTCTTGTGTGCGGACAGGAGGAAGTGTGTGGCGAGGGATCTGGTGTGTGACGGCCGCTCTCACTGCACTGACGGCTCAGATGAGACGGGATGTCCCACCACTGCTCCTGAAACCGTCTCCACACCATTAAAGTGTCGTGTGGGCTCTAAACCCTGTGAGGACGGCCGTGAGTGTGTGCTGTACAGTCATGTGTGTGATGGAGAGATGGACTGTAAAGATGGATCTGATGAACGCGGCTGTGAATATCGGTGTAAAGCAG ATCAGTTCCAGTGCGCTCATGGGAGGATGTGTCTCGACAGAAAGCAGGTGTGTGACGGCACACCTCAGTGTCAGGATCGCTCTGATGAACTGGACTGTTTCAGTCGCTCACACGAATGCAGACATCAGTGTGATGATAAAACTCGCTGCATCCCAGAGAGCTTCCTCTGTGACGGAGAGAAAGACTGCGTGGACGCCACCGATGAACACAACTGTG CTCCCATCACTGGCCCATCCGTCACTGAGCAGCCACCCTGCATTAGCCCTTCTGTATTTTGTCATGAAACCTCAAAATGCATCTCACAGTCCCAGCTGTGTGATGGAAAGACTGACTGTCCCAGTGGAGCCGATGAGCGGTTTTGCATATCTTCATGTCCAGATCCAG GCCAGTTTCTGTGCGAGGACAGACGGAAGTGTGTTGAGAGCTCTCTGGTGTGTGACGGTCACCCACACTGCGCTGACGGTTCGGATGAGAAACAGTGCCCCGTCTGTGCCATGCTTTGTGACCAGAAGAGTGTTTGCCTGACGAGTCAGCAGATCTGTGACCGAAAACCAGACTGTAGAGACGGTTCAGATGAGAAAAACTGCG aCACTGGTCTTATGGATGCAAGTGCTTCGTTACCTCTGAAATGTCCCTTGGGATCCAAACCTTGTAGGGATGGGAAAGAGTGTGTCCTGTACAGCCATGTGTGTGACGGGGAGAAAGACTGCAAAGACGGATCTGATGAGAGGAACTGCGAGCGGAAATGTAAAAAAG GCCAGTTCCAGTGCGCTCATGGCAGGAAGTGTATAGACATGGAGCTTGTGTGTGACGGCACACCTCAGTGTCAGGACCGATCCGATGAAATCAACTGCATGAAGCTCTCAGAGGAGTGCAGGCACCCGTGTGACAATAAGAGCCGCTGCGTTCCTGAGACCTTCCTCTGTGAcggagagagagactgtgtggaTGGCACTGATGAAGACAACTGTG TTGTAGAGCCCTGTTCTGGAGAGCGGTTCCAGTGCAGTAGCGGTCAGTGTGTGGCTCTGGCTCTCCGCTGTGATGGGTACACTGACTGTCGGGATCACTCGGATGAGAAGGGCTGTCCTCGGCCTCCGCACTGTCCCGTGGAGCAGCGCTGCCCCCACACACACGAGTGTCTGCTGAAAGAATGGCTCTGTGATGGAGACCAGGACTGCAGTGATGGGTCTGATGAGAGG AACTGTGAGGTGACTGCACTGAATTGTGGAGAGTTCCAGTGGTCGTGTGCATCTAAAACTCAATGCATTGTGATGACATGGAGGTGTGACGGCGTAAAGGACTGCAAAGATGAGAGCGATGAATCTGGAT GTGGTCAAGTGAAATGCCCCACACACTTGTTCCAGTGTGGAAGTGGGGAGTGTGTGGAGCCAGATCTGGTGTGCAGCGGGGCGTCTGACTGTGCAGATGTTTCTGATGAGGGTGTGGGGTGTCTGAAGAACAACTGCTCCAGTCCCAGCCGCCCATCATGCCGTCACTACTGCATCAACACTCCACACGGAGCG AGATGTGGCTGTAAGTCTGGCTTCAGGCTTCAGTCTGACGGTTTAACCTGCAAGGACTTGGATGAATGTACAGAGATTCAGCCCGCTGCCTGCAGTCACAAGTGCCTCAACACGCCGGGCTCCTACCTGTGTCAATGCCACCCTGAGTTTATACTGGAGCCGGATGGGCGCAGCTGCAAGACCGCAG AGGAACCCAGTCTTTTGGTCTCTGAACAGAACGAGCTGTTGAAATTGGGTCTGCGGAGCGGCAGCATTCAGGCCCTCACTACACCGGGACGCAAGCCCATCTTCTCTCTGGACTATGACCTGAAAGAGCAGAGGGTGTACTGGGtcagtctggaggaagagagcaTCAAATATGCCTTCCACGGAGAAAAGGATAACATTCAAACTATCATcaaag GGGTGAAGTCGGACTCCATAGCTATCGACTGGATGGGGAGGAACCTTTACTGGGTGGATGGTGTTGCTGGGCAGATTCTAGCTGTGAGATTGAACAATAGTCTTGTAGAGCCCCAAAACTACATCGTGGTTGTGGAACAGGATTTGCATCAGCCTCGTTCGCTTGTGCTGCTGCCTCAGAAGGG GGTAATGTTCTGGTCCGAGATCGGAGGTCAGGCACAGATCGAGCGCTCGGGCATGGACGGCTCAGACAGGAAGGTGGTGGTCAGCCGGGGTCTCGAGCGGCCGGTCAGCGTGACTGTGGACACACTGACTGACAGACTATACTGGACTGACGAGAAGCTCCGGTGTATAGGATCTGCGACGCTGGATGGAGAAAACATAAGG ttGCTACAGCTGTCTGAGATGCCTAGTCCCTTCTCTGTGGCGGTGTTTAATGACATGGTCTACTGGTCCGACACGCACAGACGATCCGTTCAAGGGGCCAATAAACTGACGGGCAAGAACCGGCAAGTTCTTCTCAAGAGACCCGGCCAGCCCTTCGACCTCAAA GTTGTGCACGCGCTCTTGCAGCCCAATGTGTCCGGCCCGTGTGAGAAGCTCGGGTGCTCTCACGTGTGTTTGCTGGCTCCGGGGCTCAGAGCGGTGTGTCGCTGCCCCGTGGGGCTTCCCTTAGCCTCGGACGGATTTAGCTGCACCCCACCTGTCGATTCCTCCTCTCCTTTCCTTCTGTTACTGTCTCCTACCGTGATTACACAG GTCTTCACTAAGGGACTGGAGACAGAGGTTGGGATGAAGACGTGGCCGGAGCACCGTGCTCTGACTCTGCCGGCCGTGAATGAAGCTTCAGACTTCGATCTGCTCCTCGAGGACCGCACCGTCTCTGTAGCTGACGCCGGACGAGGATCTGTAGCTCAGCTCAAACTCAGCAGCTCTGGGTTCACACCCATCGGTCACGTGCTTCAGCTCAAAGGGGACCTGGTGACCGCTCTGGCTGTGGACTGGGTCACCCGAAACCTCTACTGGAGCAGCGTCAAGAGCCCCCAGCTGTACGTCACGTCCCCCGGAGGGAAATACACCAGCCTGCTGCTGCAAGCTGAGCTGGAGGGAAGGGTCTCCATCGCCCTGCACCCTCCCACGGGCCGCCTGTGCTTCACCGCACTGGGACGGAGGGGACCCCAATCTCTGCCCCAGGTGGACTGTGCTCACATGGACGGGAACAATCGCACGCTGCTGTGGAGCAAAGCAAAGATGCCGGTTTCACTCGCCTTTTCTGAGAAAGGAACTACACTGTATTGGGCAGATATTG GAAATGATCTGATCGGCTCTATTAATATGGATGGCTCTGATTATAAGGCGTTCCTCACCGGGTCTGCCTTCATGGTGTCTTTAGCCTGTGTTGAGAACATCTTCTTCTGGGTCACACTGGACAACG GTTCAGCTGCAGTGTGGTACACGGACGGTTTCCAGCCCAAACACATGTGGTTTGAGGTGAAGACAAACATCATAGATCTGAAGGCTTACAGCAGCTCCAGTCAGAAAG GAACCAATCTCTGTTCTGAACACAACGGGGGCTGCAGTCACCTGTGTCTGCCGTATCCAGGTGGGCGCTCCTGTCGCTGTGCGCAGAACTACCTCTCCGTCAACAAAACCAAATGTGTTTCCAGCCTCCAGTGTCCCGCGGGCAGTAAAGCGTGCAGAGACGGCCTCTCGTGCATCCCTGCGGCCCAGATCTGTGACCAGATCCCAGACTGCCAGGACGGCTCGGATGAGGAGT GTGTCAAATCTGATACTCGGCGTCTGCCTGCTCTGGGCTCTGCGGTCGAGGTCTCGTCGTGTGAGGCGGAGCGCTGCAGCGGTCACGGGACGTGTGTGAGTGTGGAGGGAGAGccggtgtgtgagtgtgaggagggGTACAGCGGGGATCTGTGTCAGGACACCGCCTCCAGCAGCACTGCGCTCGCCCTCACACTCACCTTTCTCTTCGGAGGTGCTCTGATGGCCGCAGTCATCCTCATGAGGAG CAGGGCAAAAGCAGCGAGGGAGGAGGCTACAGAAAAAGAGACGCTTGTGACTGATGAAGACGAGCACATAAACTACTCCCAAAACTTTGCTAATGAGTTGTACGTTCCTGAAGAG GCTCCGATCGCTCCAGCTCTCACCACGCCCGTTGTCAGCTAA